ACAAATAGCAGAGAAATCTACACTAAGACCATTCTCCATAGCAAAGCCGTTGGGATTACTACGCTCCCGGATTTTAATCTATTTAACGAAAAATCAATGGTCACAATACCCATTAAAGATAGCATTAGTTTAGATTACGGTTGGCTAATCTCACGAAAGTATCCGTTATCCCCGATTGCCGAGAACTTCCTCGAAGTTTATAAAGCATATTTAGCGTCAGGTGATTACTAGCTAATCCTTTCCCCGCTTTGTACTCCTCGTTCCAAAAGCATACCCTGCCATAAGCAAATGTCATCCATATGACAAGATTATGTTATTGTGAATACTATTTCAAACAACCGTTGATTGTTGAGATACAACTAATTGCTGTAAATATTAAAATTCACAATACTGTTCTATCATCAAAACAGAGCACCACTGCACCATTACAACAAACATATCTCTCTTTGAGCATTGGCAACTTTATTCTACGCTCCAATCATTATTAAATCCTATCGTTATATTAGTTTTGCCGGTATTATAAGAACGGGTTTTAAAATACTATAAGCTCCCCCGAATAAGAATTAACGCAAAAAAGAGCCTACGGCTCTTTTTTAGATTTATATGATAACGCGATACGCTCTTAGCCCATCGTGGTCTGTTCAAAGTATCAGTGCTGATTAAAGCGCACAAAAAATGTCGTGCCCGATGCTCCTGTCTCAATCTGAATTTCAGCGTTATGCCTAGCAGCAATGCTGAAACAAGTGGCTAGCCCCAAACCAGTGCCATTCTCTTTGGTGGTGAAAAAAGGAGTACCGATCTTTTCTAGAACCTCCGGCTTGATGCCGCCTCCCTCGTCTCTCACCGCTAAAACACACTTCTCAACATCCATGAACGTTCTAATCGTTAGCCCGCCACTTCCCGACATCGCTTCTAGCCCGTTCCGGACTAGGTTTAAGATGAGCTGGCGGATTTCCTTCTCGTCCAGAAGCAACCATTTAGTTTCCTGTAGTTCTAATATAATGTCCTTATCGCTGACCCTTGCGTCCGCCTGAATTAACGGGTATATGTTTTCGATCAGCCTGTTCAGACTCAAGGGTTTTAAATCCACTATCTTGTTTTTAGCTAGGCTGAGGAATTCCGTAATAATAGAATTTGCCCTATCGAGCTCGTCGATCATCAAGTCAAAATAGCCCTTAGACTTCTGGAATTCTTCTTTATCCCCCAATAACTGAAGGAAACCCCGGACGGTAGTCATCGGGTTTCTGATTTCGTGACCGATTCCCGCCGCCATTTGTCCCACAAGGTTCAAGCGATCCAGGCGGGCCATCTCCTTTTCAAACATCCTTCGTTCGGAAATATCGTGGAAATATACGGACAAACCTTCGTCGGACGGATAAACATGCACTTCATACGGTGCATCATAATTTATGCCCCTGATCTCAAAATGAGAAGTTTCCTTCCTTCTCATGGCATTATCAAATAAAAGGTGAAACTCAGGGATCGATTCGGGGAAAAGCTCCCAAATATTTCGCCCGATTAGCTCGCCTCTCTCCTTGTGCCAATATTTCTCCGCTTCTTCATTGACAAAGATGAACTCCCACGCGTGATTTAGAGTAAAGAAGGCATCTGTTATGCTTTCGAGAATATTGATGAGCTTGTTACTAGTCTTTCTAAGCTGTTTGCCAATTTCTTTGCGTTCTAATATTTCTCTTTTGAGCTTCTCATTGGCCAGGAAGAGTTCGCAGGTTCGCTCCTGAACAAGCTTTTCAAGGGTTTTGTACTGGTCTTTTCGCTCTTTCTCCAGCTGTTTACGCTCGGTAATGTCTCGCACGGACCAGACAAGAATTTGCTGCTTCTCAATACTAGCAACTCCAATCTGAACCTCTACGGGAAAAACCTCCCCATTTTTACGCGTAGCGACCGAATCTAGGATCTTACTACATTTACTCATAATCTGGACATTTTCTATAACGGGAAGGTTTTCACCAGGAAAAAGCCTTGAGACATGTTGCCCTCGCAATTCCTCATGCCCATAGCCAAACATCTCCGTTACCGCTGGATTGATGCTTAAAATATGGCTCGCCTCATCGAGAGTGAGCACTGAATCTGTACAAGTTTCCCCAATCACGCGCGCTAATGCTTCAGCCTTACGCAAATCCGAAGTCGTGCGCTCTAAGCTTTGGTTTATTAATTGAAGTTCAATAGCCCGATGAGTCAGCAATTCATTTTGTAATTTAATTTGCTTTCGGTTACGGTGTATTTTCACGAATGCTTCTATCTTGGATTTCAAAGCTTCCGGCTGGAAAGGTTTAAACAAATAATCGATCGCACCCAGGGAATACCCTTGCAAGATATTATCTTTGCTCTGGTAAATCGCTGTAATGAAAATAATCGGTGTATCCTTGGTCCTTCTCCTTGCTCTAATGAGCCTAGCTGTTTCAAAGCCGTCCAAGCCTGGCATTTGCACGTCCAGTAGAATCACAGCAAAATCGTCTTTCAACAAACACTTTAAGGCCTCTTCTCCAGAATTAGCGAAGATCAAATGATAGTCTGGCGATTTAAGCACTGCCTCTAACGTCAATAAATTGTCCTGTCGGTCGTCAACAATTAAGATTTTCATTTTTCCCTCATTCTTGGTATCCTCGATCCCATTATTTTTACTCCAAGGACCTGCAACCGTGCTAAACAGTCAAGTTACTTAACCTTTCGGTAGATCTTCTGCTCCCGATCAAAGGCTTCATAATACTGGGAATAATTATTAAAGGCGATGTCTTCTTTATCACCCAAACCCAGGATGCCTGACGTGCAAAGGCTCTCATAAAATAGCCTATGCACTCGGTTTTGCAGGAATTTGTCAAAATAAATCATAACATTTCTGCATATAATCACGTGAAATTCATTGAAGGAATGATCTGTTGCCAGGTTATGTTGTGCGAACACCACGTTTTGCGTTAGAAACGGGTAAAAGGTCGCTTTATCATTGCAGGCCTCAAAATACCCTGTAAACTCTTTCGTCCCCCCCGCGATTTGGTAGTTGTCCATGTATGCTTGCATTCTATCCAGGGGGTAAACCCCTTCCTTCGCTCTTTTTAACAATTCTTCGTTCATATCCGTGGCATAAATCTTCGTTTTGTGATATAGACCTTCCTCGTGCAGAATGATGGCCATAGAGTAAACCTCTTCCCCCATAGAACAACCCGCGTGCCAAATCCGGACAAAAGGAAGCTCTTTGAGAAACGGGACCACGTTATTCCTGAAAGACTCAAAAAAGTGCGGATCCCTGAACATCTCTGAAACGTGAATCGAAAAATCCGAGAACAGCCTTGCCATCACACTGGGGTCATGAAGGACCTTTTCCTGCAGACTGGATACGTTCGGCAACCTTTCAACCCGAATGCGATACCAAATTCTACGTTTTATAGAAGAATATACGTAATTTCTAAAATCAAACCCATAGTAACGGTAAATTCCCTCTAGCAGCAGATGAATTTCGAGTTCTTCTAATTCATCACAGCTTTCCTCTTCCGTGCTCTTCCCGTTTTCCTCTGAAGTCATCCTAACCATCCTATCTATACAGCCATATCTTGATTAATGAAAATAGCTGTTCCAGATTTACCGGCTTGCTGATATAATCTGATGCACCCGCTTCGATGCATTTCTCCCTGTCGTTTTTCATAGCTTTTGCCGTCAAGGCGATAATTGGCAAGTTCGCACATTCAGGAATTCGGCGAATGCGCCGTAACGCTTCGTATCCATCCATCTCAGGCATCATGATATCCATAAGAACCAGGTCGATGTCAGGATTTTTTAGCAAAACCTCAATGCCTTCCCTGCCATTCTCCGCAAATACAGCGTTCATTTGTTGATTTTCCAGGGCTGTTGTAAGTGCAAACACGTTCCGCATATCATCGTCCACAACCAGTATCTTCTTCCCTTCCAAGCGCGCGTTCCCGTTTTCCATGCCTTGAGATTCATCCTCCTCCATAATGACCGATGAAACAGCCTCAATAGATTCAACCCCGGAAGAAGGGAAATCATCGAAAGTTACAGCTGCCTCTTCGACGCAAGATATCACGGAAACATCTTTTTCCACATGATTGCCAGGTAGATAGAGTGTAAACGTACTTCCCCTGCTCTCAACACTGTCAAGGTCAATAAAACCGCCTAATAACTCTGCCATTTTCTGACTAATAGTCAGTCCTAAACCCGTGCCCCCGTATTTTCTTGCGGTTGTTCCATTGGCCTGTTGGAAGGCCTCGAAAATCATGGCTTGCTTGTGCTTCGGAATTCCGATGCCTGTGTCCATCACCGAAAAAGCCAGAACCCACTCTGCGTTCCTAAATAGATCGTTTTCTGAGACAACATCTTCTTCTACCCTCCAAACGCGCAGAGAGACACTGCCATCATTCGTAAATTTAAAAGCATTTGATAATAGATTTTTTAAAATTTGTAGTAGCCGATGTTCGTCCATATATATGGTCTTTGGTAAACCTTCACTTAATTGAATTACAAAGTCCAAGTTCCTTTGACGTGCTACAGGAAGAAAATACTGTTCGATATAGTCCTTCATTTTAGCCAGTTCCATGACATCCGGGTTAATGGTAATCTTGCCCGCTTCTACCTTGGTGAGATCTAATATGTCATTAATCAATGTCAAGAGTTCATTTCCAGAAGAAAAGATAGTTTTCACATATTCTACTTGACTGAGAGTCAAATTGCCTTCCTTGTTCTCGGTCAATATTTGAGAAAGGATCAGCAGACTGTTCAGCGGCGTCCGCAACTCGTGGGACATATTGGATAGAAACTCGGTTTTATAGTTTGAGCTTTCTTCAAGCTGCTGGGCCTTTTCTACAAGGGCTGTTTTGATAGTTTCCAGTTCCGTTGCCCTTTTTTCGGATTGTTTATACTGCTCCTCCATCGTCTCATTAAAGGTTTTAAGCTCCTCCTGCTGCAGTTGGAGTTCTTCTGACTGAGTCTGGAGTTCTTCCGTCAAAACCTGTGAGTCCTTCAGAAGAGTCCCAATCTTCATGTGTGCTTCAACACGGTTTATGGTAACTCCAATATTTTGGGAAATCTGCTCCAGTAACTCCTGCTGGAGGGGGCTATATGGTTGGAGAGATGCCAGTTCCATAACGGCCACTACCTGATCCTCAAACGACACTGGGAGGATGACAATACCTTTTGGTGATGTCTCGCCCAAGCCGGAGATAATCCTGATGTAATCCCCGGGGACCCGATCCAGCGTTATCATCTTGTTTTCCAAAGCGCTCTGCCCCACCAGTCCTTCCCCAAGCCTGAAAACCTCTCTAGCGCTTTCTAGCGGACTACCCGCATAGAAGGCGAGCTTCTTAAAGCACCGCTTGTCTCCACTTCCCTCCCTGATATAAAAGACGGCATAACTTGCATCGACCATGGGAGTAATTTTTGTTATCAAAAGATTCGCCAAGGTCTTCAGGTCCTGAACCCCCTGGCACAAGGCGTTGATTTCTGCGGCTCCAGACTTCAACCAGTTTTGCCCTTCTATCTTTAAAACGAATTCTTTTTCAAGCCTAGCGTGTTCTTCCAGAGACGTAGCCATCTCATTAAAGGACGAAGCAATTTCTCCAACCTCATCCTTTGTGCGGATATCGATGCGCGGCAAATCAACGTGCTCCTGAATCGATGAAAAACGGTTCATGACCGTCGTGACTTTGCGAATGTCTCTCGTAACCCTCTGCGTAATCCACATAGTTATCCCTACTCCAGCAAGCAACGTCAGCAGTAGAGAAACAAAAAAGAACATGAGAGCACGGTTATAGGCAACGGCAGACGATTGCAGTAACTCGTTCATTGCCTTATCTTCAACGGTATTCAATTCATCAACGTACTCATAAATCTTGCCTCGTTCTCCCGCTCCCGCTTTGATCTCCTGAACGAACTCCGCCTTCTTGCCCGCAGAAGCCAATGCAATGCAAGTTTTCTGTAATTCATTGTAATTAAGGTTTTCAATTTTTATCCGTCGCAACAGATCCTTTGTGCTCTCGCGAAGGGCTGAAGACTCAAGGGAATCCAGCGCCGATGCTATTTTCGCTCTAGAAGCCTCGATGGAATCAATAGTTTGAATGAAATCATGACTGCCTGCATCCAACAAAGCAAGATCTCTCAAGTACCTGCTGATATTGTTAATCTCATCTTGCACAGTATTTGAAAACTTAATTTTCTGATAGCGTTCCTGCTGGGTTTTTTCTACGTTCGTGTTTGCTAGATCTAAATTATGAATTGATACCCCAAAAAGCACAGCCATTATGGCTAAAATAGAAGCAAATCCAAGGAACAACTTAGTCTTGAGCCTCATGCTTTCCACTCCCTCGCCCCGTCAATTCAATTGAGTATTTTGAATACTAAGAGTTCTAATTCAACATTTATTAACCCATTTCCTTTAGAAAATTTGTCGACTTATATCAGATAATAAAGAATTGACTAGTCTAGCCAAACAAATGAGAGTTTCGGCAGGAAATCCTTTAGTTCATATTGTCCATGAAAAGAGTCAAAAACTGATTTTACGCTGAAAAGTAGGAAAAACCGCAGGGATTTGTCATCCTTGCGGTTTTGGTAAGATTTTTTTTATTTAAATAGATTCTGGCCGGTTTAGAACAATCCTGTAATTGTTCCGTCAGCATCAATATCCATTCTCATTGCTGCCGGACGTTTCGGCAATCCTGGCATGGTCATAATTGCACCTGTAATGGCTACCAGGAACCCGGCTCCAGCAGAGAGGCGAACTTCCCGAACGGTGATGGTGAAACCTGTCGGCCGGCCTAGCCGAGTGGCGTCATCTGTGAGAGAGTACTGTGTCTTTGCCATGCAGATCGGCAAATTGCCATAACCCATCTCGACATATTTCCTCATGGAAAGTTGAGCTGCTTTATCGAAGTTAACGCCATCTGCACCATAAATCTCTTTGGCTATCTTCTCGATTTTCTCCTCAATGGATGACTCCAATTCATAGAGAACCTTGAACTTGGATTCTTTGCGTTCGAGCACGGAAAGCACTGTTTCTGCAAGCTCAACGCCGCCTTCCCCACCCCGTGTAAATACTTCAGAAAGGGCCACCTCTGCACCTAACCCCTGACATCTCTCGCGCACTAAGTTTAGCTCAGCTTTTGTGTCAGTTGGGAACCGGTTAATCGCCACAACTGATGGAACACCGAATTTGGCCATGTTTTCTATATGTTTTTCAAGGTTGACCACGCCGCGTGCTAAGGCTTCTAAATCTTCTGTGCCTAACTGATCTTTGGCAAGTCCACCGTTCATCTTTAAGGCCCGTACAGTTGCCACAATGACAACAGCCTCAGGTTTCAATCCTCCAAAGCGGCACTTCAGATCAAAGAATTTTTCTGCTCCAAGGTCAGCTCCAAAACCTGCCTCTGTCACGAGGTAATCCGCCAGTTTGAGACCTAGTTTCGTTGCCATAATGCTGTTACATCCATGAGCAATATTCGCAAACGGCCCACCATGAATAAAGACAGGCGTATTTTCTAAGGTCTGAACAAGGTTCGGTTTAATCGCGTCTTTCATAAGAAGCGCCATTGCCCCTTCAGCTTCTAAATCATGAGCCGTTACAGGCTTTCCTTCATAAGTATAGGCTACGACAATCTTACCAAAACGTTGTTTGAGATCCATAAGGTCACTTGACAAGCACAGGATCGCCATGACTTCAGAGGCAACGGTTATGTCATAGCCACTTTCGCGGGGCACCCCTTCCATCTTGCCGCCTAAGCCCATGACAATTTTGCGTAAAGCACGGTCATTCATATCCACAACACGGCGGAATACGACTTGACGAGGATCAATATTCAAAAGGTTACCTTGTTGAATACTATTGTCAAGCATCGCCGCTAGGAGACTATGGGCAGACGTGATTGCATGAAAATCCCCGGTGAAATGGAGATTAATATCTTCCATGGGCACAACTTGAGCATACCCACCGCCCGCTGCTCCACCCTTTACTCCGAAACAAGGACCTAGGGATGGTTCCCGTACCGCAATCATGGCCTTCTTACCCATTTTCGAAAGGGCTTGTCCTAATCCCACGGTTGTAGTCGTTTTCCCCTCACCCGCAGGTGTAGGATTAATAGCGGTGACTAAAATTAGCTTGCCATTGGGCTTGTCTTTCAACCGATTCCAAACACTCAGATTAATTTTGGCTTTATACTTCCCGTATAACTCAACCTCATCCTCTTTTAAATCAAGGTTCTCGGCAATCTCCAGGATTGGTTTCATCACAGCTGATTGTGCAATTTCTATGTCACTTTTCAAGTTATTAACTCCCCTTCTAGTTTATTTAGACTTCCGCCTATACTTCCCTATTTAATTATGAACAATTCCATAACAAAATCCTTCTACCATAAATAATCAAGTATATAACCTCTCCTCCTAAATTAGGTATACTTGTATATACATATTATCTAATGAATATACTATCAATATTCGATTATTTTGTCAATAATATATCTTCTTAATATACTAACTCCATTTTCGTCCTCTATTAGGATACACCATTAAAAATCACAGTATGCGACATATGGTCAAGAAAGAGCTCCCTTCAATTGTAAATCAAAGCGAGCTCTTTAGAATACCTCACCGATAAACCTTTTGACTATGTCAATATACAGGATTAATTCTAATTCGTTATTTCTTTCCCTTAGTATCATTGATCCATTGTCTGCACGTCAAAACCCCAGCAGTAGCATCTGTGGCATAACTATCAGCGCCCATAAATTTACACACTTCTTCTGTGAGGTGGTTACCGCCTACAATAAATCTGATAGTGTCTCTAAGCCCTGCTTCTATAAAAGCATCTATTACTTCTTTCATAGTATCGACAGAATAAGTCAAAACCCCACTAAGTCCCACAATATCAGGTTTATATTCCTCGACCTTTTTTAAAAAGATTTCTTTAGCGACATCAACACCGAGATCGATCACCTCAAACCCATTGATCTCCAACATGCCCCTCACGATATCCTTCCCAATATCGTGAATGTCCCCTTTTACTGTTCCGAGGACAACCTT
The sequence above is a segment of the Desulfosporosinus sp. Sb-LF genome. Coding sequences within it:
- a CDS encoding PAS domain S-box protein; translation: MKILIVDDRQDNLLTLEAVLKSPDYHLIFANSGEEALKCLLKDDFAVILLDVQMPGLDGFETARLIRARRRTKDTPIIFITAIYQSKDNILQGYSLGAIDYLFKPFQPEALKSKIEAFVKIHRNRKQIKLQNELLTHRAIELQLINQSLERTTSDLRKAEALARVIGETCTDSVLTLDEASHILSINPAVTEMFGYGHEELRGQHVSRLFPGENLPVIENVQIMSKCSKILDSVATRKNGEVFPVEVQIGVASIEKQQILVWSVRDITERKQLEKERKDQYKTLEKLVQERTCELFLANEKLKREILERKEIGKQLRKTSNKLINILESITDAFFTLNHAWEFIFVNEEAEKYWHKERGELIGRNIWELFPESIPEFHLLFDNAMRRKETSHFEIRGINYDAPYEVHVYPSDEGLSVYFHDISERRMFEKEMARLDRLNLVGQMAAGIGHEIRNPMTTVRGFLQLLGDKEEFQKSKGYFDLMIDELDRANSIITEFLSLAKNKIVDLKPLSLNRLIENIYPLIQADARVSDKDIILELQETKWLLLDEKEIRQLILNLVRNGLEAMSGSGGLTIRTFMDVEKCVLAVRDEGGGIKPEVLEKIGTPFFTTKENGTGLGLATCFSIAARHNAEIQIETGASGTTFFVRFNQH
- a CDS encoding response regulator, which gives rise to MRLKTKLFLGFASILAIMAVLFGVSIHNLDLANTNVEKTQQERYQKIKFSNTVQDEINNISRYLRDLALLDAGSHDFIQTIDSIEASRAKIASALDSLESSALRESTKDLLRRIKIENLNYNELQKTCIALASAGKKAEFVQEIKAGAGERGKIYEYVDELNTVEDKAMNELLQSSAVAYNRALMFFFVSLLLTLLAGVGITMWITQRVTRDIRKVTTVMNRFSSIQEHVDLPRIDIRTKDEVGEIASSFNEMATSLEEHARLEKEFVLKIEGQNWLKSGAAEINALCQGVQDLKTLANLLITKITPMVDASYAVFYIREGSGDKRCFKKLAFYAGSPLESAREVFRLGEGLVGQSALENKMITLDRVPGDYIRIISGLGETSPKGIVILPVSFEDQVVAVMELASLQPYSPLQQELLEQISQNIGVTINRVEAHMKIGTLLKDSQVLTEELQTQSEELQLQQEELKTFNETMEEQYKQSEKRATELETIKTALVEKAQQLEESSNYKTEFLSNMSHELRTPLNSLLILSQILTENKEGNLTLSQVEYVKTIFSSGNELLTLINDILDLTKVEAGKITINPDVMELAKMKDYIEQYFLPVARQRNLDFVIQLSEGLPKTIYMDEHRLLQILKNLLSNAFKFTNDGSVSLRVWRVEEDVVSENDLFRNAEWVLAFSVMDTGIGIPKHKQAMIFEAFQQANGTTARKYGGTGLGLTISQKMAELLGGFIDLDSVESRGSTFTLYLPGNHVEKDVSVISCVEEAAVTFDDFPSSGVESIEAVSSVIMEEDESQGMENGNARLEGKKILVVDDDMRNVFALTTALENQQMNAVFAENGREGIEVLLKNPDIDLVLMDIMMPEMDGYEALRRIRRIPECANLPIIALTAKAMKNDREKCIEAGASDYISKPVNLEQLFSLIKIWLYR
- a CDS encoding cobalamin-dependent protein (Presence of a B(12) (cobalamin)-binding domain implies dependence on cobalamin itself, in one of its several forms, or in some unusual lineages, dependence on a cobalamin-like analog.), encoding MKDFRKNSLINYVEQLEEESVLKLSQELLNEGMQPLELLQHIKEGMNRVGELYERKDYYIADLIMAGLIFKQVLELDKMTAHFHSKQNKKIGKVVLGTVKGDIHDIGKDIVRGMLEINGFEVIDLGVDVAKEIFLKKVEEYKPDIVGLSGVLTYSVDTMKEVIDAFIEAGLRDTIRFIVGGNHLTEEVCKFMGADSYATDATAGVLTCRQWINDTKGKK
- a CDS encoding formate--tetrahydrofolate ligase — encoded protein: MKSDIEIAQSAVMKPILEIAENLDLKEDEVELYGKYKAKINLSVWNRLKDKPNGKLILVTAINPTPAGEGKTTTTVGLGQALSKMGKKAMIAVREPSLGPCFGVKGGAAGGGYAQVVPMEDINLHFTGDFHAITSAHSLLAAMLDNSIQQGNLLNIDPRQVVFRRVVDMNDRALRKIVMGLGGKMEGVPRESGYDITVASEVMAILCLSSDLMDLKQRFGKIVVAYTYEGKPVTAHDLEAEGAMALLMKDAIKPNLVQTLENTPVFIHGGPFANIAHGCNSIMATKLGLKLADYLVTEAGFGADLGAEKFFDLKCRFGGLKPEAVVIVATVRALKMNGGLAKDQLGTEDLEALARGVVNLEKHIENMAKFGVPSVVAINRFPTDTKAELNLVRERCQGLGAEVALSEVFTRGGEGGVELAETVLSVLERKESKFKVLYELESSIEEKIEKIAKEIYGADGVNFDKAAQLSMRKYVEMGYGNLPICMAKTQYSLTDDATRLGRPTGFTITVREVRLSAGAGFLVAITGAIMTMPGLPKRPAAMRMDIDADGTITGLF
- a CDS encoding protein-glutamate O-methyltransferase CheR, with protein sequence MTSEENGKSTEEESCDELEELEIHLLLEGIYRYYGFDFRNYVYSSIKRRIWYRIRVERLPNVSSLQEKVLHDPSVMARLFSDFSIHVSEMFRDPHFFESFRNNVVPFLKELPFVRIWHAGCSMGEEVYSMAIILHEEGLYHKTKIYATDMNEELLKRAKEGVYPLDRMQAYMDNYQIAGGTKEFTGYFEACNDKATFYPFLTQNVVFAQHNLATDHSFNEFHVIICRNVMIYFDKFLQNRVHRLFYESLCTSGILGLGDKEDIAFNNYSQYYEAFDREQKIYRKVK